In Acidobacteriota bacterium, the genomic window AGATCGTCCTGGTCGGTGGCCTGCTGTTGCTGATCTTCCGATTCCTGGCCCAGGTGTTTCCGACGACCCTTCCCCTCTCGCCCATCGCGCTGCGTTGGATCGCAAAGCCCAACGCCCCGCGGGCGCTCCTCGCGACATTGTTTGTATTGACGTTGCTGGGTGGCGCGTGGATCTCGGCGACGGGGCTGGGATCGGTGCCGCACGTCAACGACGAGGCGGCCTACCTGTTCCAGGCCAAGATCTTCGCGGAGGGCAAGCTCGCCGCCGACGTCCCCGCCGATGCTGAATTCTTTGCGCACGAACATGTATTGCAGTCCGAGGGACGCTGGTTCTCGAAATACCCACCGTTGTTCTCACTGCTGATGGTGCCGTGGGTCTGGATCGGCGTGCCGTGGATGACCAACCCGCTCCTCGCGGCGCTGACCGGCTTCCTGATCTTCAAGATCACCCAACTACTGACGGACTGGCGTTGGGGTGTGGTCGCCTGGCTGCTGGCGTTGACATCACCGTTCTTCATGATGATGGCCGGCTCGATGATGGCGCACATGACGGCGGCATTCCTGATTACCGCATCGATCTACTTCACGTTGCGTGGGCTTCGTGACGATGAGACTCGATGGGCGATTCTTGCGGGGCTCTGCCTCGGCGCCGCGATACTGGCACGCCCCTACACCGCGCTCCTGGCGGTCAGCGCGCCGCTGTTCCTCATCGCGACGCACGCCATCCATCGTGATCAGCTTCGAGCCGGTCTGCGATTCGCCCTCACCGTTGCGCTCTGTGTCGTGCCCTTCGTCGCCGCCTATCTCGGCTGGAATCAGTTGAACGCACCTCCAGAATCGTCGGGACTCAATCTGTACACCGCGTACCACGCCAACGACATCGTCGGCTTCGGGCCGGACAAGGGATCGGGCTGGTGGGTCTCCTGGGGCGACTGGGGCCACACACCGGCCAAGGGACTTCGGAGCGTGACCCGGTTCGTGGAGAATTCCTCCCATCACTTCCTGGGATGGCCCGGACGCTTCTCGTTGGGCCTGATCGTCGCCGCCTTTTTCTGGGGTCGCCGACGGGCGGTCTTCTGGGGGTTCATCGCCCTGACGGCCGCGCTCATGATCGGCCACTGGGCCTACTGGGCGGCGTTCCACACGGGTTACGGCGCCCGCTACTGGTTCTCGGCGGCACCGGTCCTGCTGGTCTTGTCGGCCATCGGCCTGCGCGAGGCCCTCGACCTGCGCTGCGTACCGTCGGACGTGCTGCCGCAACGGGTGGCCACCGGTCATCTGCTGGGCATCGCGCTGGTGGGCCTGTTTATCGCATCGAATTTCTCGAACTACTTCCCCACACAAATCCGCGAGCTAGCGGAGTACGGCGGCGTGACCAACCTGCTGAAACGAGAGATGCGGGAGCGGGAGATCGATCGTAGCCTGGTCTTCGTCTGGACCGAGGGAGTGATCTACAACGAGGGTTTCTTCCTCAACGATCCGTTCATGAAGGATGGGTCGATCTTCGCCATCGACCTGGGAGAACGAAACGCCGAACTCCTGCGACGCTACCCCGATCGACCGGCCTACCGTTGGACGCGCGGGCGTCAACTCATCCCACTGCGCGGAGTCCCAGGCTCACCGGCGGTTGCCGAGAGCCGTCCCGACACGATGGACCTTCATTAGGTTCGTGGTCCCCGTGACTCCGATCGGTGAGCCCGAGAGGACGACGACGATGTCGCCCGGCTGCACCCACTCCTGCTCCAGCAGCACATCGTCCAGCGCCGCCATCAATGCCTCGATGGATCGAAGGTTGGGCAACTTCCTTGGCTCGATGCCCCAATGGACCCGAAGCTGTCGACAGACCTTTCTGGATGGACTGAACGCCAGGATCGGCGTGCTGGGTCGGAAGCGAGCGGCCTGCATGGCACTGAAACCACTCTGCGTGAAGACGACGATGTGCGACGCGCGCACGTCATAGGCCGCACGACAGCCGGCCCGCGCTACCGTCAATGCCACCGACAGGTCCCCGCTGGGACGACCGGCCACATGCAT contains:
- a CDS encoding glycosyltransferase family 39 protein, with translation IVLVGGLLLLIFRFLAQVFPTTLPLSPIALRWIAKPNAPRALLATLFVLTLLGGAWISATGLGSVPHVNDEAAYLFQAKIFAEGKLAADVPADAEFFAHEHVLQSEGRWFSKYPPLFSLLMVPWVWIGVPWMTNPLLAALTGFLIFKITQLLTDWRWGVVAWLLALTSPFFMMMAGSMMAHMTAAFLITASIYFTLRGLRDDETRWAILAGLCLGAAILARPYTALLAVSAPLFLIATHAIHRDQLRAGLRFALTVALCVVPFVAAYLGWNQLNAPPESSGLNLYTAYHANDIVGFGPDKGSGWWVSWGDWGHTPAKGLRSVTRFVENSSHHFLGWPGRFSLGLIVAAFFWGRRRAVFWGFIALTAALMIGHWAYWAAFHTGYGARYWFSAAPVLLVLSAIGLREALDLRCVPSDVLPQRVATGHLLGIALVGLFIASNFSNYFPTQIRELAEYGGVTNLLKREMREREIDRSLVFVWTEGVIYNEGFFLNDPFMKDGSIFAIDLGERNAELLRRYPDRPAYRWTRGRQLIPLRGVPGSPAVAESRPDTMDLH